A genomic region of Barnesiella viscericola DSM 18177 contains the following coding sequences:
- a CDS encoding hybrid sensor histidine kinase/response regulator transcription factor translates to MIISFSWETQAHEIRFEHFDYLKGPIHNGITSITQDSYDQIWTGSRNGLCKYNGYDLTSYISSSSPNSIPNNFIKTLAQDSNGYMWIGTDNGICRYIYELDSFERYDIPNATIGKIVIDRQGQVFCSSHILYRFHQETQTFIPVQSGTGKEVSCDLFDFDAQDNLWVTVGSNLICYDKDFNEQFKLDISQEKDTPKNRDAIISLYIDEQGNKWIGKNGNGIIKIDSKTHEIKSIYTPESREEGIIRSIAQDRHGDMWFGTEKGILLYNGSGEMQHIRKNTYNSSGLNDNAIYCIKKDNQGNMWVGTYFGGINTFYDISSQFNYYTINYNSKGLKASAIRQIIEDEEHQIWIASEDGGLYRYNPKEDLFTKFKHPSINTENIHSIQIDPEKNLWIGTFMHGLVKYNLRTGQSSLFNRRNSSIPENSIFSLYIDPAKTLWIGTSSGLAFYDSKQNRITPIKNKILNNNFVYYLTGDYQGNIWIGLRVGGLVKYSPKKNTIKQWNIKSTHNRLTDNYVTTIIADKKSNIWFGTNNGGLYHLNTSNDSLSSFLNEGKINANCIYSITEDSQANIWVTTNNGLYKIQPDLSEAVHFTSNDGLPTENFNYTSSFFSSQGLIFAGTNKGLITFNPQSLKKDTHIPHIIFTNLSIGGKNILPQNGGILDKNINYTDELKISYNQAKFLGIEFAGVQTGANKAQNYQVFIDGLSTDWQNIGSQRKFIFPVLDPGKYVFKVRTHPNNIRTLKITVTPPFYETIWAYLTYMIIGLLALYYLYKRQEKRLYEKQLIRINIIEKEKLLEMNELRRNFFINISHEFKTPLSLIISPAQKLLNAYDMPEKAKVMLHDILNNSKRLFDLIQELVNFNKMEITKPSLSVSTLNPRGIIEQTSNSFKFMAQEKSIDYHITMTNIPEEITIDKSILEKVLTNLLSNAFKFTNKGGRVDLDISTTTSGTQHFLVIKVTDNGIGISKEHLDKIFDSFFQVNSNNKTGWGIGLSYIKNLIEMHKGDITVESTINQGSCFTARINITPESLQEFIVRDTAQVEQDKNNDLKTDPTDPEDTGVFSEKNETVNTQPQYEIMIVEDNSDMLRFLEESFAPEYKVLTATNGKEALSLLESQYPDLIISDLMMPEINGLELCEKVKTNILTSHIPFILLTAKTGEESTIEGYKHGADIYIEKPFNYQILQLQVKNILQTKENDRKYFKKSPTNIKRVAHNPYDEKFLEDIKQLIEKNISNEDFSINDITEAIGVSRTVLHVKFKKMLDMTVGDYIKELRIEKAKRMLEQGYTISDTAYATGFSNPNYFSKSFKKETGQSPSEYIKGLISE, encoded by the coding sequence ATGATTATCTCTTTTTCCTGGGAAACACAAGCCCACGAAATACGATTTGAGCACTTCGATTATCTGAAAGGGCCCATACATAACGGCATTACCTCCATCACACAGGACTCATACGACCAAATATGGACCGGTAGCCGCAACGGCCTGTGCAAATACAACGGGTATGACCTGACCTCTTATATCTCTTCGAGCTCCCCGAACTCGATTCCCAACAACTTTATCAAAACCTTGGCACAAGACAGCAACGGATACATGTGGATCGGGACCGACAACGGCATCTGCCGCTATATCTATGAACTCGATTCCTTTGAGAGATACGACATACCCAATGCAACAATCGGCAAAATAGTCATAGACCGGCAAGGGCAGGTTTTCTGCTCCTCTCACATACTTTATCGCTTCCATCAAGAGACACAGACATTCATTCCTGTACAAAGTGGAACCGGAAAAGAAGTATCATGTGACCTTTTTGATTTCGATGCACAAGACAACCTGTGGGTTACCGTAGGTTCCAACTTGATTTGCTACGATAAAGACTTTAACGAGCAGTTCAAACTGGATATATCGCAAGAAAAAGATACCCCAAAAAACCGAGATGCAATCATATCGCTCTATATCGATGAGCAAGGGAATAAATGGATTGGGAAAAATGGGAACGGAATTATAAAGATAGATTCCAAGACACACGAAATAAAGAGCATATACACCCCGGAAAGCCGCGAAGAGGGTATCATCAGGAGTATTGCCCAGGACCGACATGGAGACATGTGGTTCGGGACAGAAAAAGGTATCCTGCTATACAATGGCTCGGGCGAAATGCAACACATCAGAAAAAATACCTACAACAGCTCCGGACTTAACGACAATGCCATATATTGCATCAAGAAAGACAATCAGGGAAACATGTGGGTAGGAACCTATTTCGGCGGCATCAATACGTTCTATGACATATCCAGTCAATTCAACTATTATACCATCAACTACAACTCAAAGGGGCTCAAAGCTTCGGCTATAAGGCAAATCATCGAAGACGAAGAGCACCAGATATGGATTGCCAGCGAAGACGGCGGACTCTATCGGTATAACCCGAAAGAGGACCTGTTTACCAAGTTCAAGCACCCATCGATCAATACCGAAAATATTCACAGTATCCAGATTGACCCGGAGAAGAACCTGTGGATTGGCACATTTATGCACGGATTGGTCAAGTATAATCTCCGCACCGGTCAATCCTCCCTGTTCAACAGAAGAAACAGTTCGATTCCCGAGAACAGCATTTTCTCCCTATACATAGACCCTGCGAAAACCCTATGGATAGGGACCTCGTCCGGATTGGCATTTTACGACTCCAAACAAAATCGAATAACGCCAATCAAGAACAAGATACTCAACAACAACTTTGTCTATTACCTCACCGGCGATTATCAGGGAAACATCTGGATTGGATTGCGAGTGGGCGGACTGGTCAAATACTCACCTAAAAAAAATACCATCAAACAGTGGAATATCAAATCGACTCACAACCGGCTTACCGACAACTATGTCACGACCATTATTGCCGACAAGAAAAGCAATATCTGGTTTGGCACCAACAACGGTGGATTGTACCATCTGAATACCTCAAACGACAGTCTATCCTCTTTCTTAAATGAAGGTAAAATCAATGCCAACTGCATATACAGCATCACCGAAGACAGCCAGGCCAACATATGGGTAACGACCAACAACGGGCTCTACAAGATACAACCCGACTTATCGGAAGCCGTACATTTCACATCAAACGACGGCTTACCCACGGAGAACTTCAATTACACCTCCTCCTTTTTCAGTTCACAGGGACTGATATTCGCGGGGACAAACAAGGGGCTAATCACGTTTAATCCCCAAAGTCTGAAAAAAGATACGCATATTCCCCACATCATATTCACCAACCTCTCTATCGGTGGGAAAAATATACTTCCACAAAACGGCGGTATTCTCGACAAGAATATAAACTATACCGATGAACTGAAAATATCGTACAACCAAGCCAAATTCCTGGGAATAGAATTTGCCGGTGTACAGACAGGGGCCAATAAAGCGCAAAACTATCAAGTCTTTATCGACGGGCTAAGCACCGACTGGCAAAACATCGGAAGTCAACGGAAATTCATCTTCCCCGTATTGGATCCCGGGAAATACGTATTTAAGGTACGTACCCACCCCAACAATATCCGCACACTAAAAATAACGGTTACCCCACCCTTTTACGAAACGATTTGGGCCTATCTCACCTATATGATTATAGGTCTATTGGCTCTTTACTACCTGTATAAACGACAAGAAAAACGATTATATGAGAAACAGCTGATACGCATCAACATCATCGAAAAGGAGAAACTCCTCGAAATGAATGAATTAAGGAGGAATTTCTTTATCAACATATCACACGAGTTCAAGACACCTCTCTCTCTCATCATATCGCCGGCTCAAAAACTGCTCAACGCCTACGATATGCCCGAGAAAGCCAAAGTCATGCTTCACGACATCTTGAACAATTCAAAGCGACTTTTTGACCTGATACAGGAATTGGTCAATTTCAACAAAATGGAAATAACCAAGCCCTCGTTATCGGTCTCGACCCTAAATCCCCGAGGTATTATAGAACAGACGTCCAACTCGTTCAAGTTCATGGCACAAGAGAAATCAATAGATTATCACATAACCATGACAAATATACCCGAAGAAATTACAATAGACAAATCAATCTTGGAGAAGGTTCTCACCAACTTGCTTTCCAACGCCTTCAAGTTCACGAACAAGGGCGGACGGGTCGACTTGGACATCTCCACGACAACGAGCGGAACCCAACATTTCCTGGTCATCAAAGTAACCGATAACGGGATTGGCATTTCCAAAGAGCATCTGGACAAGATATTCGACTCTTTCTTCCAGGTAAACAGCAACAATAAAACCGGCTGGGGTATAGGCCTGTCATATATCAAAAATCTAATTGAAATGCACAAGGGCGACATCACTGTCGAAAGCACGATAAACCAAGGGTCCTGCTTCACGGCCAGAATCAATATCACCCCCGAGTCTCTTCAAGAATTTATCGTTCGAGACACTGCACAAGTCGAACAAGACAAGAACAATGACCTGAAAACCGACCCGACCGACCCGGAAGATACCGGGGTATTCTCCGAGAAAAATGAGACGGTGAACACACAACCTCAATATGAAATCATGATTGTCGAGGATAACAGCGATATGCTCCGTTTCCTTGAAGAATCATTCGCCCCGGAATATAAGGTTCTCACGGCAACCAACGGGAAAGAAGCTTTATCCTTATTGGAAAGCCAATATCCCGATTTGATCATAAGCGATTTAATGATGCCCGAAATCAACGGCCTGGAATTATGCGAGAAAGTCAAGACCAATATTCTCACCTCTCACATTCCCTTTATCCTGCTCACGGCAAAAACGGGCGAAGAGTCTACGATTGAGGGGTATAAACATGGAGCCGATATCTATATCGAAAAGCCTTTCAACTACCAGATACTGCAATTACAAGTAAAAAACATATTGCAAACGAAGGAAAATGATCGGAAATATTTCAAAAAGAGCCCCACAAATATCAAGCGAGTAGCACACAACCCGTACGACGAGAAATTCCTCGAAGACATCAAACAACTGATAGAGAAAAACATATCTAATGAAGATTTCAGCATAAACGATATTACAGAAGCTATCGGTGTGAGCCGAACCGTCCTGCATGTAAAATTTAAAAAAATGCTCGATATGACTGTCGGAGATTACATCAAGGAGCTTAGAATCGAAAAAGCCAAAAGAATGCTGGAACAGGGATATACCATCTCGGACACAGCCTATGCAACAGGTTTCTCCAATCCCAACTATTTTTCAAAAAGTTTCAAAAAAGAGACCGGACAAAGTCCCAGCGAATACATTAAGGGTCTGATATCCGAATAA
- a CDS encoding ELWxxDGT repeat protein: MKNKTLFVSAFGVALMGVTAINAQELVLPEGMEILTPENVEVTVSTARANDKDKALTIAGSAENGYKAYFTAKDAEHGEELWVSDGTKEGTKMVKDIYPGVTSSNVLYITRFNDKVVFQATANDDEGAELWISDGTEDGTRMIVDINILGGSEPAGFTQINENEFIFGAKDYESISYGEEEQRWLWISDGTADGTRLLKDCKVIYPGAKVATDDERFFVRVGRKVFFKADTKDNEFGEELWITDGTEAGTKMLLDINKTVANEETGATAGAQLDWFTNFKNEKLFFIAYSNEYGNEIWVSDGTTEGTYMIKDLTEGTDANGLPAGHGAFTPRVYKDKVYFRGYDPYYGLELFVTDFTAEGTHIVFDLNTNPTATGTANGSPDLFCEFDGVLFMKGATGSDANLPETNFGLELFYTDGTAEGSKMQSDLNPGIGPNAAWEGMVVSGSFYFRAQDQTPAAGSSQAWELFKIDSKDEFPKKVVDLGEGPDFVHSLRNLDGDLVFTSQIKKSLFVYHYRKADYDPQKDKENMDPDFGETSAVMAPSSMDKTVDIYPNPASDYVCIDTDAEVYGYTITDLSGKLLVKGHADSNKIMLDDLSAGMFILSVETSEGVMNSKLTVK, encoded by the coding sequence ATGAAAAACAAGACTTTATTTGTATCGGCATTCGGTGTAGCCCTGATGGGGGTTACCGCTATCAATGCCCAAGAGTTGGTTTTACCGGAAGGTATGGAAATACTGACTCCCGAAAATGTAGAGGTGACCGTTAGTACGGCAAGAGCCAATGATAAAGACAAGGCTCTTACCATAGCCGGTAGTGCAGAGAATGGCTATAAGGCCTATTTCACGGCAAAAGATGCTGAACATGGCGAGGAGTTGTGGGTAAGTGATGGAACGAAAGAGGGAACCAAAATGGTGAAGGATATATATCCGGGTGTCACTAGTTCTAATGTATTGTACATTACGAGATTTAATGACAAGGTGGTTTTTCAGGCAACAGCCAATGACGACGAAGGAGCCGAGTTGTGGATTTCGGACGGTACCGAGGACGGTACCCGTATGATTGTCGACATCAACATACTGGGTGGGTCGGAGCCGGCCGGGTTCACTCAGATTAATGAAAATGAATTTATCTTTGGAGCCAAGGATTACGAAAGTATCAGTTATGGTGAAGAGGAACAACGATGGTTGTGGATTTCCGACGGAACGGCCGACGGGACGCGCCTGTTGAAAGATTGCAAGGTTATTTATCCGGGAGCGAAGGTGGCTACCGACGACGAGCGCTTCTTTGTTCGGGTAGGGAGAAAGGTCTTTTTTAAGGCCGATACCAAGGATAACGAATTCGGTGAAGAGTTGTGGATAACCGATGGGACAGAAGCCGGGACAAAGATGCTGCTGGATATCAACAAGACGGTTGCCAACGAAGAGACGGGAGCTACGGCTGGCGCCCAACTGGACTGGTTTACCAATTTCAAAAACGAGAAATTGTTCTTTATTGCATATTCCAATGAGTATGGCAATGAAATTTGGGTTAGCGACGGAACAACCGAGGGTACCTATATGATAAAAGATTTGACCGAGGGTACCGATGCTAACGGTTTGCCGGCCGGACATGGGGCATTCACTCCCAGAGTATATAAGGACAAAGTCTATTTTAGAGGTTATGACCCTTATTACGGATTGGAACTTTTTGTAACCGACTTTACCGCCGAAGGTACCCATATCGTATTTGACCTCAATACCAATCCTACGGCCACAGGTACGGCCAATGGTTCACCTGACTTGTTCTGTGAATTTGACGGTGTGCTGTTTATGAAAGGAGCAACCGGTAGCGATGCCAATCTTCCCGAAACGAATTTCGGATTGGAGTTGTTCTACACCGACGGAACCGCAGAAGGTTCGAAAATGCAATCGGACTTGAATCCGGGGATAGGTCCCAATGCTGCCTGGGAAGGAATGGTGGTTTCGGGTAGCTTCTATTTCAGAGCGCAGGATCAGACTCCGGCAGCCGGTTCGAGCCAGGCCTGGGAGTTGTTTAAGATAGACAGTAAGGACGAGTTCCCCAAGAAGGTGGTCGATTTGGGTGAAGGCCCCGATTTTGTCCATTCGTTGAGAAATCTCGATGGAGACCTGGTATTCACCAGTCAGATAAAGAAGAGCCTCTTTGTCTATCACTATCGCAAAGCCGATTATGATCCTCAAAAGGATAAAGAGAATATGGATCCCGATTTTGGTGAGACCTCGGCCGTCATGGCTCCGTCGAGCATGGATAAGACAGTCGATATCTATCCCAATCCTGCATCGGACTATGTCTGCATCGATACCGATGCCGAGGTGTATGGATATACCATTACCGATTTGTCAGGGAAATTACTGGTAAAGGGACATGCCGATTCGAACAAGATTATGCTCGATGATTTGAGCGCCGGCATGTTCATACTGAGCGTGGAGACTTCGGAAGGCGTGATGAACAGCAAGCTGACCGTGAAGTGA
- a CDS encoding SusC/RagA family TonB-linked outer membrane protein, with product MGNRGFTILFLILFFINLGIDCWAQGQSYVKGRVVDSATQESIIGATIKNKNTAKAVITDFDGNFSIAGSIGDEIQISYVGYSSQTVKIKDNNALSIQLSSNDQQLDELVVIGYATQKKSDLTGAVSSVKADEIVASAVPNPAQAIQGKAPGVLVIQNSGAPGGSTTIKIRGTGTINDSDPLYVVDGFIVDNIDHINPNDIASIEVLKDAGSASIYGARAANGVVLVTTKGGEEGKTRISFDGYVGFSNPWKSIDVMGIEDFALMRDYVQGTHYYSQDGQLYMSKDNGGNLYYDPRKYQLLDTIASSPYTPKSWWDAVTQTGIKQQYNLSISGGNNRTKFMVSGNYYNEKGIVKTSDYQRLSLRVNLNNKLTDWLSLKTNILYTNTDRDLIPEGADGVLKKALYQSPLIHTYNTAGYYSENHPIAMIERNHNSATTNRFDINIDLSAKFLKYFTYQFKLSNYTNFYNRSKFDEVNKLEENFEAPTDLTKVTNFDTRTNKTELNNILTYAYESGKHNISALVGQTIEMSRVYDQETSKKGAPGNSSNYWYLASAYFGDYAYGLLNEWNAMGFISRVSYSFDDKYLLQANFRSDASSVFSKKNRWGFFPSVSLGWKFSGEEWMQSQNVISFAKLRVGWGQLGNNRISEYARYKMMDTNLSYPFGTGLHTTYPGAASLTLGNDNIKWEKTESYNVGLDINFLNNRLSSSIECFVKNTSDMLIQVPVSLSAGLNENPMVNAGSIQNKGIEFNISYKDQIADFKYDIGFNISYIKNKVTSLGTGNEPIYGALLSTEESINDYVTKTEVGRPIACFYGYVTDGIFQTPEEVAASAQNDGITEPGDFRFKDLNNDGKIDASDRTYLGSPHPDFVYGIPITLSYKNFDFYMFFQGQWGNKIFNVMEYYLNSAHGTGNVYADLRSKCWSGTYDPEKSFYPANPQGTVPELDEADRPRNFRASDFYVKDGSYCRLKNVQLTYNLPQKVLKKLQLSNASIYVSAQNLLTFTKYDGFDPEIGRDESNTGNNLYLGVDHGNYPQSRSFMAGIKITY from the coding sequence ATGGGAAATAGAGGTTTTACAATTTTATTTCTAATCCTGTTTTTTATAAACTTGGGTATAGACTGCTGGGCACAAGGCCAGTCGTATGTCAAGGGCCGGGTGGTCGATAGTGCGACTCAAGAGTCGATTATCGGTGCCACGATAAAAAATAAAAATACCGCAAAAGCCGTCATAACGGACTTTGACGGGAATTTTTCAATAGCAGGTTCAATAGGTGACGAAATACAAATCAGTTACGTAGGGTATAGCTCTCAAACTGTAAAGATAAAAGATAACAATGCGCTATCCATACAGTTATCGTCTAATGACCAGCAGTTGGACGAATTGGTTGTGATAGGGTATGCCACTCAAAAGAAGAGTGACCTTACCGGAGCCGTATCTTCGGTAAAGGCCGATGAGATTGTAGCTTCGGCGGTTCCCAATCCGGCGCAGGCAATTCAAGGAAAGGCACCTGGTGTTTTGGTTATACAAAACTCGGGAGCACCCGGAGGGTCGACGACCATAAAGATTCGGGGTACGGGTACCATTAATGATTCGGATCCCCTTTATGTCGTGGACGGTTTTATCGTTGATAATATCGACCACATAAATCCCAATGATATTGCAAGTATCGAAGTGCTCAAAGATGCCGGTTCTGCCTCAATATATGGTGCCCGGGCTGCCAATGGTGTGGTTTTGGTAACGACGAAAGGCGGAGAAGAGGGGAAAACTAGGATTTCTTTTGATGGATATGTGGGCTTTTCGAACCCGTGGAAGAGTATCGATGTCATGGGAATCGAAGATTTCGCACTGATGCGGGATTATGTGCAGGGAACCCATTATTATTCGCAAGACGGTCAACTATACATGTCTAAGGATAACGGTGGAAACCTGTATTACGACCCTCGCAAGTATCAGCTTCTCGATACGATTGCCTCCTCGCCATATACTCCCAAGAGTTGGTGGGACGCCGTGACTCAAACCGGCATCAAGCAACAATATAATTTAAGTATCAGCGGTGGAAACAATAGAACCAAGTTTATGGTTAGCGGCAACTATTATAACGAGAAGGGTATCGTGAAGACATCGGACTATCAACGTCTGTCGCTTCGTGTGAATCTCAATAACAAACTGACCGACTGGTTGTCGTTGAAGACCAATATCCTGTATACGAATACCGATCGGGATTTGATACCCGAAGGGGCCGATGGCGTGTTGAAGAAGGCCTTGTATCAAAGTCCGTTGATTCATACCTATAACACGGCCGGATACTATTCGGAGAATCACCCTATTGCGATGATTGAGCGCAATCATAACAGCGCGACAACAAACAGATTTGACATCAATATAGACTTGTCGGCCAAGTTCCTGAAATATTTTACCTATCAGTTTAAGTTGTCGAACTATACCAACTTCTACAATCGAAGCAAGTTTGATGAGGTGAATAAACTGGAAGAGAATTTCGAGGCTCCCACCGATTTGACGAAGGTGACCAATTTTGATACTCGAACCAATAAAACCGAGTTGAACAATATTCTCACATATGCCTATGAGTCGGGCAAGCATAATATCAGTGCATTAGTGGGTCAGACGATAGAGATGTCGAGAGTTTACGATCAGGAGACTTCTAAAAAGGGAGCGCCGGGGAACTCGTCGAATTACTGGTATTTGGCCTCGGCCTACTTTGGCGATTATGCCTATGGATTGCTGAACGAGTGGAATGCCATGGGTTTTATCAGCCGGGTAAGTTATTCGTTCGATGACAAGTATCTGTTGCAGGCCAATTTCAGATCCGATGCATCGTCGGTATTCTCGAAGAAAAACCGATGGGGCTTTTTCCCCTCGGTATCCTTGGGTTGGAAATTCTCGGGCGAGGAGTGGATGCAGTCACAGAATGTGATAAGTTTTGCCAAACTGCGGGTCGGTTGGGGTCAACTTGGAAACAATAGAATATCGGAATATGCCCGGTATAAGATGATGGATACCAACCTTTCCTATCCATTCGGGACGGGATTGCATACGACATATCCGGGTGCGGCCTCTTTGACTCTGGGAAACGATAATATCAAATGGGAAAAAACCGAGTCGTATAATGTGGGATTGGATATTAATTTCTTGAACAACAGACTCAGTTCGTCGATTGAGTGTTTTGTGAAAAATACCTCAGACATGTTGATTCAGGTACCGGTTTCGCTCTCGGCCGGACTTAACGAAAATCCCATGGTGAATGCCGGTTCCATTCAAAACAAGGGTATTGAGTTTAATATCTCGTATAAAGACCAGATTGCCGATTTCAAGTACGATATAGGATTCAATATTTCATACATCAAGAACAAGGTGACCAGTTTGGGTACGGGCAACGAGCCTATTTACGGGGCCTTGTTGTCAACCGAGGAAAGCATCAACGACTATGTGACCAAGACCGAGGTGGGCAGACCGATTGCCTGTTTTTATGGATATGTGACAGATGGTATATTCCAGACTCCGGAAGAGGTGGCTGCCAGTGCCCAAAACGACGGTATTACCGAACCGGGCGATTTCCGCTTCAAGGATTTGAATAACGATGGGAAAATCGATGCCTCGGACCGGACCTATCTTGGGTCGCCGCACCCCGATTTTGTATATGGTATTCCCATTACACTCTCGTATAAGAATTTTGATTTCTATATGTTTTTCCAAGGGCAATGGGGAAATAAAATATTTAACGTCATGGAGTACTATTTGAATTCGGCTCATGGTACGGGTAATGTGTATGCCGATCTCCGGTCGAAGTGCTGGTCGGGGACGTATGACCCGGAAAAGAGTTTTTATCCGGCCAACCCGCAGGGTACGGTTCCTGAACTCGATGAGGCCGATAGACCCAGAAATTTTAGAGCCTCCGATTTCTATGTAAAGGACGGTTCGTATTGCCGGTTGAAAAATGTGCAGTTGACCTATAATTTGCCTCAGAAGGTGTTGAAGAAATTGCAACTGTCCAATGCCTCGATTTATGTGTCGGCACAGAATTTATTGACTTTTACCAAGTACGACGGTTTTGATCCCGAGATTGGTCGTGACGAGTCGAATACGGGAAACAACCTTTATCTGGGTGTCGATCACGGTAATTATCCTCAATCGAGATCCTTTATGGCGGGAATTAAAATAACTTATTAA